From Trichoderma atroviride chromosome 1, complete sequence, one genomic window encodes:
- a CDS encoding uncharacterized protein (antiSMASH:Cluster_1.1), with amino-acid sequence MPRSVGRGCTTCRIRRVKCDEARPNCRRCISTGRRCDGYLPVDIALSRRALVDIAKHPGTSIPEHIKLLQQRRQAAVPVVLTRSLSQAPAALARTPTCLGDERSRLSLEFQLFDVFRSRTIPSATLLAPSQFWTQLVLKLTHNEPAMWHACITLASLQQAWHVTENNGASAGERLHTSRQAKIKGVSEVHYYRAISLAKTVSHPTSMLVLSILLGAAAGGLGRTQDARMHVIAGRKLFVEGDQSHETARAADVLVRLDLDRLSVMDMAAPYVREDMAALRHCGQQGLFERGFDTYGQAFEGIYALTRVLMVNHYQSWASFLIKEYKFSEDLRAWELGMARFEIQPHIQTRETRPWAAGTGCENMIYALSIRICHTFLYIMLHRLREPIPETRFDQDLALFERVILLSEELCRRAASDLTSVSIDPGLIMVLYMAGSKCRHSRLRRKCVRMLEKLKRREGVWRSDAAAGMLLKIIEVEEQRHVHFGDVGDNQQFSPPTQTEMRYLQSAMKVSWNAWTKPGFGLQAWETWDRVDVIPEHCRVQDTDVAVFEEDGYLSATLHLAGSRQNQRKVIVRF; translated from the exons ATGCCTCGGTCTGTTGGAAGAGGATGCACTACCTGTCG GATCCGACGTGTAAAGTGCGATGAGGCTAGGCCCAACTGTCGCCGTTGCATTTCCACCGGCCGACGGTGCGATGGCTACCTTCCTGTGGATATCGCCTTGTCTCGCCGTGCGTTAGTTGATATTGCTAAGCATCCCGGTACCTCAATTCCAGAGCACATCAAGCTACTACAGCAACGAAGACAAGCAGCAGTACCAGTGGTGCTCACGCGGTCCTTGTCACAAGCTCCAGCGGCCCTTGCCCGAACTCCAACCTGTTTGGGGGATGAAAGATCTCGTCTGTCACTGGAATTCCAGCTATTCGACGTTTTTCGCTCCCGGACTATCCCGTCAGCCACTTTGCTCGCACCATCACAATTTTGGACACAGTTGGTTCTGAAACTAACGCATAATGAACCGGCTATGTGGCACGCATGTATTACGCTGGCTTCACTGCAGCAGGCTTGGCACGTCACGGAGAACAATGGTGCAAGTGCTGGGGAACGACTTCACACATCACGCCAAGCAAAGATTAAAGGCGTCTCTGAGGTGCACTACTATCGAGCCATCTCCCTAGCCAAGACGGTGTCTCACCCAACATCAATGCTGGTGCTTAGTATCTTATTAGGTGCCGCCGCTGGTGGGCTAGGCAGGACTCAAGATGCCAGAATGCACGTCATAGCCGGTAGGAAGCTATTCGTGGAAGGAGATCAATCGCATGAGACGGCGCGCGCTGCTGATGTGCTGGTTCGACTCGATCTCGACCGCTTATCAGTCATGGATATGGCTGCACCATATGTTCGAGAAGACATGGCGGCGCTTCGCCATTGTGGTCAACAAGGTCTGTTTGAAAGGGGGTTTGATACGTACGGACAAGCTTTTGAAGGTATTTACGCCCTCACCAGGGTTTTGATGGTCAATCACTACCAGTCATGGGCATCTTTTCTCATCAAAGAATACAAATTCAGTGAGGATTTGCGCGCTTGGGAACTTGGAATGGCTCGATTCGAAATACAGCCTCACATTCAAACACGGGAAACGAGACCGTGGGCAGCTGGAACTGGGTGTGAAAATATGATCTATGCACTTTCAATACGTATCTGCCATACGTTCCTCTACATCATGCTCCACCGGCTCCGCGAGCCGATTCCAGAAACGAGATTTGACCAGGATCTGGCCTTGTTTGAGCGAGTCATCCTTCTGAGCGAGGAGCTGTGCCGCCGAGCAGCCTCGGATCTAACATCAGTGTCTATAGATCCTGGCTTGATCATGGTGTTATATATGGCTGGATCAAAATGTAGACACTCTCGGCTGAGAAGAAAGTGTGTGAGGATGCTAGAAAAACTCAAGAGACGTGAAGGAGTCTGGAGAAGTgatgcggctgctggaaTGTTGCTGAAAATTATCGAAGtggaggagcagcggcaTGTACATTTTGGAGACGTCGGGGACAACCAGCAGTTTTCGCCACCAACACAAACGGAGATGAGATACTTGCAGAGCGCAATGAAAGTCTCTTGGAACGCCTGGACAAAGCCTGGTTTTGGACTCCAGGCGTGGGAAACCTGGGATCGAGTTGATGTAATACCAGAACATTGCCGGGTGCAAGACACGGATGTGGCGGTATTTGAGGAAGACGGTTACCTGTCTGcaactcttcatcttgcaGGATCAAGGCAAAATCAGCGTAAAGTCATTGTTCGCTTTTAA
- a CDS encoding uncharacterized protein (EggNog:ENOG41~MEROPS:MER0016549~antiSMASH:Cluster_1.1), translated as MKPSKIVSSVGISGLGHALAQSTFIPSPSGLEHVLSQRWPGASIDYKQTSICEVTPGVKAWSGYVSLPASVQNQVEHTHASFDVNLFFWYFESRHDAANAPTAIYLGGGPGYTSLDSMSGFPCNINNDSNSTTLNTFSWNNNVNMLYIDQPVGTSFSYATIQDGFLNVANPGPPVFTPLQNSSQLKTNATFMAATLDPRPLETTQNTTAQAARTIWRFAQIWFQEFPKYNTTNKEISIWGTSYGGFWSTAFMSHFITQNKLIAANQHKNENATVLPTGILGIANGCIDTRAEAFGYPHLAYNNTYGIQVYNESVYNEVMQQVVAPKTGCYDAVDACRTLANEGDPYGYGNNETVNQACLLATEACFEKVVAPYMEVSNISSFDITYLNIASDAADYFNGFFNQRWVQEDLAVRVNFTGNDYSYQTALLAQTGNAMVQDISLLEHVLNNGVGVALVFGDRDYKCNCKP; from the exons ATGAAACCATCAAAAATCGTGAGCAGCGTGGGAATATCCGGCTTAGGCCATGCTCTGGCACAGTCGACTTTCATCCCTTCACCGTCAGGGCTTGAGCACGTTTTATCGCAACGATGGCCGGGCGCGTCCATTGACTACAAGCAG ACGTCAATCTGCGAGGTCACCCCAGGTGTCAAGGCATGGAGCGGCTACGTCTCGCTTCCAGCATCAGTTCAGAATCAAGTTGAGCATACGCATGCCTCTTTCGACGTCAACTTGTTCTTCTGGTACTTTG AGTCACGCCATGATGCGGCAAATGCGCCAACAGCAATATACCTTGGTGGTGGTCCGGGGTACACGTCCCTGGATTCCATGTCTGGGTTTCCATGCAACATAAACAACGATTCCAACAGCACGACCCTAAATACGTTCTCCTGGAATAATAATGTGAACATGCTATACATTGATCAGCCAGTAGGAACCAGCTTTTCGTACGCGACCATCCAAGACGGATTTTTGAACGTTGCGAATCCTGGCCCGCCGGTTTTTACACCGCTTCAGAACAGTTCACAATTGAAGACGAACGCGACTTTTATGGCTGCGACATTGGATCCTCGGCCACTGGAAACCACACAAAACACAACCGCGCAGGCTGCCCGGACCATCTGGCGATTTGCCCAGATTTGGTTCCAGGA GTTTCCAAAATACAATACTACGAACAAAGAGATTTCAATCTGGGGCACATCT TACGGAGGATTTTGGAGCACCGCATTCATGTCACATTTCATTACACAAAACAAGCTCATTGCAGCCAATCAGCACAAGAACGAGAACGCGACAGTTCTTCCAACGGGTATCCTAGGCATTGCCAACGGCTGTATTGATACGCGTGCTGAAGCTTTTGGCTATCCTCATCTGGCGTATAACAACACATACGGAATCCAGGTCTATAACGAGAGTGTGTATAACGAGGTGATGCAGCAGGTAGTTGCCCCCAAGACCGGATGTTACGATGCGGTAGACGCATGCAGAACGTTGGCAAATGAAGGCGACCCTTATGGTTATGGCAATAACGAAACGGTCAACCAGGCTTGTCTATTGGCCACGGAGGCTTGTTTCGAAAAGGTGGTCGCACCTTACATGGAGGTATCCAAT ATATCTTCATTCGACATCACTTACCTCAACATTGCATCGGATGCGGCAGATTACTTCAATGGGTTCTTCAACCAACGTTGGGTGCAGGAAGACTTGGCTGTCCGTGTCAACTTCACAGGCAATGACTATTCATATCAGACGGCGCTCCTTGCCCAGACCGGTAATGCCATGGTACAGGACATATCTCTCCTTGAACATGTCTTGAATAATGGGGTTGGTGTGGCATTGGTGTTTGGCGATCGCGACTACAAGTGCAACTGTAAGCCATAA
- a CDS encoding uncharacterized protein (EggNog:ENOG41~MEROPS:MER0016549~antiSMASH:Cluster_1.1), translating into MKPSKIVSSVGISGLGHALAQSTFIPSPSGLEHVLSQRWPGASIDYKQTSICEVTPGVKAWSGYVSLPASVQNQVEHTHASFDVNLFFWYFESRHDAANAPTAIYLGGGPGYTSLDSMSGFPCNINNDSNSTTLNTFSWNNNVNMLYIDQPVGTSFSYATIQDGFLNVANPGPPVFTPLQNSSQLKTNATFMAATLDPRPLETTQNTTAQAARTIWRFAQIWFQEFPKYNTTNKEISIWGTSYGGFWSTAFMSHFITQNKLIAANQHKNENATVLPTGILGIANGCIDTRAEAFGYPHLAYNNTYGIQVYNESVYNEVMQQVVAPKTGCYDAVDACRTLANEGDPYGYGNNETVNQACLLATEACFEKVVAPYMEVSNISSFDITYLNIASDAADYFNGFFNQRWVQEDLAVRVNFTGNDYSYQTALLAQTGNAMVQDISLLEHVLNNGVGVALVFGDRDYKCNWIGAENISLSMDYSAAASFRQAGYTDIQTNSSYKGGLVRQHGNVSFSRVFDAGHAVAAYQPQTVYEIFERSMFRKDIATGAQDVNDCFSTKGPLSSWAIKNSVPLDSPENVCYTYVAADTCTDEQLGALANGTAVIVDFVVTTPAGKRLRNSSGEQGANTTVAGCPS; encoded by the exons ATGAAACCATCAAAAATCGTGAGCAGCGTGGGAATATCCGGCTTAGGCCATGCTCTGGCACAGTCGACTTTCATCCCTTCACCGTCAGGGCTTGAGCACGTTTTATCGCAACGATGGCCGGGCGCGTCCATTGACTACAAGCAG ACGTCAATCTGCGAGGTCACCCCAGGTGTCAAGGCATGGAGCGGCTACGTCTCGCTTCCAGCATCAGTTCAGAATCAAGTTGAGCATACGCATGCCTCTTTCGACGTCAACTTGTTCTTCTGGTACTTTG AGTCACGCCATGATGCGGCAAATGCGCCAACAGCAATATACCTTGGTGGTGGTCCGGGGTACACGTCCCTGGATTCCATGTCTGGGTTTCCATGCAACATAAACAACGATTCCAACAGCACGACCCTAAATACGTTCTCCTGGAATAATAATGTGAACATGCTATACATTGATCAGCCAGTAGGAACCAGCTTTTCGTACGCGACCATCCAAGACGGATTTTTGAACGTTGCGAATCCTGGCCCGCCGGTTTTTACACCGCTTCAGAACAGTTCACAATTGAAGACGAACGCGACTTTTATGGCTGCGACATTGGATCCTCGGCCACTGGAAACCACACAAAACACAACCGCGCAGGCTGCCCGGACCATCTGGCGATTTGCCCAGATTTGGTTCCAGGA GTTTCCAAAATACAATACTACGAACAAAGAGATTTCAATCTGGGGCACATCT TACGGAGGATTTTGGAGCACCGCATTCATGTCACATTTCATTACACAAAACAAGCTCATTGCAGCCAATCAGCACAAGAACGAGAACGCGACAGTTCTTCCAACGGGTATCCTAGGCATTGCCAACGGCTGTATTGATACGCGTGCTGAAGCTTTTGGCTATCCTCATCTGGCGTATAACAACACATACGGAATCCAGGTCTATAACGAGAGTGTGTATAACGAGGTGATGCAGCAGGTAGTTGCCCCCAAGACCGGATGTTACGATGCGGTAGACGCATGCAGAACGTTGGCAAATGAAGGCGACCCTTATGGTTATGGCAATAACGAAACGGTCAACCAGGCTTGTCTATTGGCCACGGAGGCTTGTTTCGAAAAGGTGGTCGCACCTTACATGGAGGTATCCAAT ATATCTTCATTCGACATCACTTACCTCAACATTGCATCGGATGCGGCAGATTACTTCAATGGGTTCTTCAACCAACGTTGGGTGCAGGAAGACTTGGCTGTCCGTGTCAACTTCACAGGCAATGACTATTCATATCAGACGGCGCTCCTTGCCCAGACCGGTAATGCCATGGTACAGGACATATCTCTCCTTGAACATGTCTTGAATAATGGGGTTGGTGTGGCATTGGTGTTTGGCGATCGCGACTACAAGTGCAACT GGATTGGTGCCGAGAACATCTCTCTTAGTATGGATTATTCCGCGGCCGCATCTTTCCGCCAAGCCGGCTACACTGACATACAGACCAATTCCTCATACAAAGGCGGACTTGTGCGGCAACACGGCAATGTATCTTTCTCTCGTGTTTTTGACGCCGGACACGCTGTTGCTGCGTACCAACCACAGACGGTCTATGAGATATTCGAGAGAAGCATGTTTCGAAAGGATATTGCAACTGGAGCGCAGGATGTGAACGACTGCTTCAGTACAAAAGGGCCACTCAGCAGCTGGGCGATTAAAAACTCCGTACCTTTGGACTCACCTGAGAATGTGTGTTACACATACGTTGCGGCAGACACGTGCACAGATGAGCAGCTGGGCGCTCTTGCTAACGGGACAGCTGTTATTGTTGATTTTGTGGTAACAACACCTGCGGGGAAAAGACTTAGGAACAGCTCGGGCGAACAGGGAGCAAACACAACGGTAGCTGGTTGTCCCAGCTGA